A part of Botrytis cinerea B05.10 chromosome 2, complete sequence genomic DNA contains:
- the Bchem4 gene encoding Bchem4, producing the protein MESVGRMGRIPTFLLKTKSVPNDGYEERFEEVSFNAVRYGGGVEGSERGFEPTFVPVLEHRFVDEGVDEVKRLLKERGIGREEGKEYGGLIFTSQRAVELFAKLVEEGRSEDDSDEWPYLQNIPIYTVGPATSRALRSIPQTPALNIFGAESGNGEALAHYMLEHYGNWYKNRCVKPSLLFMVGEQRRDIIPRTLMDPELSDGKRIQVDELVVYGTGVMESFEEDFKALLKETEHRDTRWVVVFSPTGCDAMLRSLGMLDCQTGRIKRANEQEDGKRKTFIATIGPTTRDYLKSTFGYEPDVCAEKPSPEGVIEGIRKFLDNR; encoded by the exons ATGGAAAGTGTTGGAAGGATGGGAAGAATTCCGACGTTTTTGTTGAAGACGAAGAGTGTGCCGAATGATGGGTATGAGGAGAGGTTTGAGGAGGTGAGCTTTAATGCGGTGAGGTATGGAGGAGGGGTGGAGGGGAGTGAGAGGGGGTTTGAACCGACTTTTGTGCCGGTGTTGGAGCATAGGTTTGTGGATGAGGGGGTGGATGAGGTGAAGAGGTTACTTAAGGAGAGGGGCattgggagagaagaggggaaggaaTACGGAGGCTTGATTTTTACAAGTCAGAGGGCTGTGGAGTTATTTGCGAAgttggtggaggaggggagaagTGAAGATG ACAGCGATGAATGGCCATATTTACAAAACATACCAATCTATACCGTCGGCCCAGCTACATCGCGAGCATTGCGATCGATACCCCAAACCCCCGCGTTGAATATCTTTGGTGCCGAATCAGGAAATGGAGAAGCACTGGCGCATTACATGTTAGAACACTATGGGAATTGGTACAAAAATCGCTGCGTAAAGCCATCTCTACTGTTCATGGTTGGAGAACAGCGAAGAGATATTATTCCTAGAACATTGATGGATCCCGAACTATCAGATGGGAAACGGATCCAAGTCGATGAACTGGTTGTTTATGGTACGGGAGTCATGGAATCGTTCGAAGAAGATTTCAAAGCTCTATTGAAGGAGACGGAACATAGGGATACGAGATGGGTGGTTGTTTTTTCACCGACAGGATGCGATGCTATGTTACGATCACTAGGCATGTTAGATTGCCAAACGGGGAGAATCAAACGAGCGAATGAACAGGAGgatggaaagaggaagacTTTTATTGCGACGATTGGTCCTACCACGAGGGATTATCTCAAGAGTACGTTTGGTTACGAACCAGATGTTTGTGCTGAGAAGCCAAGCCCTGAAGGTGTAATTGAGGGGATTCGGAAGTTCTTGGACAATAGGTAG
- the Bcoxr1 gene encoding Bcoxr1 → MSNNRYHDETPLSSSGTSTPALSNSTSWAVPTISTAVTGLLRRFSTEPSTHSGNGNGNHHTNTSHHSKSQSPSFSPAQNGIQGVYTPPHRTASPFQPPPLYPVTLKGWRENTDPSAQLLSRALAEEIRLLVPPRLQLCEEWNLVYSLEQDGVSLGTLYKKCDDLRGLRNGFVLVVKDGEGGLFGAYLTEAPHPAPHYFGTGECFLWRATILSSSFLANLPPPPSSDTTNLQRSTTIGAPRNQNQNPAHPSSLLSPTFSQPPPKSPSSIKSGASTPERIRFKAFPYSGINDYMMLCETGFLSIGGGDGHYGLWLDDTFEKGVSSSCPTFGNEPLSEEGEKFDIIGVEVWSIGN, encoded by the exons ATGTCAAATAATCGCTATCACGACGAaacccccctctcctcctccggCACCTCCACCCCCGCCCTCTCAAACTCCACAAGTTGGGCTGTCCCGACCATTTCCACCGCAGTCACTGGATTACTGCGACGTTTCTCTACCGAACCTTCTACTCATTCGGGCAACGGCAATGGCAATCATCACACCAACACTTCTCACCACTCaaaatcccaatctccatcGTTCTCCCCAGCGCAAAATGGCATTCAAGGCGTCTACACACCTCCTCATCGAACCGCATCGCCATTTCAGCCACCACCTTTGTATCCGGTGACGTTAaagggatggagagaaaataCAGATCCGTCTGCGCAGTTATTGAGCCGGGCATTGGCGGAGGAAATTAGATTACTGGTTCCGCCACGCTTGCAATTGTGTGAGGAATGGAATTTGGTTTATAGTTTGGAACAGGATGGAGTCAGTTTGGGGACGCTTTATAAGAAGTGTGATGACTTGAGGGGTTTGAGGAATGGCTTTGTGCTGGTTGTTAAGGATGGGGAGGGTGGG TTGTTTGGCGCATACTTGACAGAAGCACCGCATCCTGCACCTCACTATTTCGGCACAGGGGAATGCTTCCTTTGGCGCGCAAccattctctcctcctccttcctaGCAAatcttccccctcccccttcctccGATACTACGAACTTGCAACGCTCAACCACCATCGGCGCTCCTCgaaatcagaatcagaaccCCGCCCATCCCTCTTCACTCCTCTCGCCTACCTTTTCCCAACCTCCTCCCAAATCCCCCTCCTCTATCAAATCAGGTGCCAGTACACCTGAACGAATCCGCTTCAAAGCTTTTCCCTACTCGGGAATAAACGACTACATGATGCTCTGTGAAACGGGGTTTCTATCAAtaggaggtggagatgggCATTATGGACTCTGGCTAGATGATACGTTTGAGAAGGGCGTGAGTAGTAGTTGCCCTACATTTGGAAACGAACCATTGAGtgaggagggggagaaaTTCGACATTATAGGGGTAGAAGTGTGGAGTATTGGGAATTAG
- the Bcerv1 gene encoding Bcerv1: MADDTQDESANTPIASAVPPKKYPKGVILGKDGKPCRTCNSLTSFTSTTKSLQTPSASPPTDCPPSIETLGRASWTFLHTLSASYPSTPTPSDRTNISTFMNLFAQLYPCWTCAEDFQSYMAENKVRTESRAEFGMWMCEAHNDVNRKLGKREFDCARWEERWRTGWKDGRCG; encoded by the exons ATGGCAGACGATACACAGGATGAGTCTGCAAATACACCGATCGCGAGCGCGGTCCCTCCAAAAAAGTATCCCAAAGGTGTAATATTGGGAAAAGATGGGAAACC CTGCCGCACCTGCAACTCCCTCACCTCCTtcaccagcaccaccaaaTCTCTGCAGACCCCCTCGGCCTCCCCCCCAACCGACTGCCCCCCCTCCATCGAAACCCTCGGCCGCGCCTCCTGGACCTTCCTACACACGCTCTCGGCCTCCTACCCCAGCACCCCCACCCCCAGCGACCGCACCAACATATCGACCTTCATGAATCTCTTCGCCCAGCTCTACCCCTGCTGGACCTGCGCCGAGGATTTCCAATCCTACATGGCCGAGAACAAGGTGCGCACCGAGAGTCGCGCCGAGTTCGGCATGTGGATGTGCGAGGCGCATAATGATGTGAATCGGAAGTTGGGGAAGAGGGAGTTTGATTGCGCGCGCTGGGAAGAGAGGTGGAGGACTGGCTGGAAGGATGGGAGGTGTGGATAG